In Pseudoalteromonas sp. NC201, a single window of DNA contains:
- a CDS encoding methylthioribulose 1-phosphate dehydratase, whose protein sequence is MHTQAAKLALIDAGAWVAQQGWVPATGGNFSIKTDSGFVVTASGFDKGKLTSEQFLELDTTGTIIAGNGKPSAETALHLKLYDLCAGAQCILHTHSVAATVLSRLIQGDQFQIRGYEMQKSLSGIQSHEETLSIAIFDNDQDIERLAQRVAQSHQTTPVVHGVLIRGHGLYAVGRTVQETRRHIEGLEFLFACELERIKLEGRQ, encoded by the coding sequence ATGCACACACAAGCCGCAAAACTCGCGCTTATCGACGCAGGAGCTTGGGTTGCTCAGCAAGGCTGGGTTCCCGCGACTGGTGGTAATTTCTCTATCAAAACAGACTCTGGCTTTGTTGTCACGGCCAGCGGCTTTGATAAAGGTAAATTAACATCAGAACAATTTCTGGAATTAGACACCACAGGCACCATCATTGCCGGTAATGGAAAGCCTTCAGCCGAAACCGCATTGCACCTAAAATTATATGATTTATGTGCGGGTGCACAGTGTATATTACACACGCATTCCGTAGCTGCGACTGTGTTATCACGGCTTATTCAAGGCGATCAATTTCAGATCCGTGGTTATGAAATGCAAAAGTCACTGTCTGGCATTCAATCCCATGAAGAAACCCTATCCATTGCTATTTTTGATAACGATCAGGATATAGAGCGACTAGCACAGCGGGTGGCGCAATCTCATCAAACTACACCAGTTGTACACGGTGTATTGATCCGAGGTCACGGGTTATACGCCGTGGGCCGCACAGTGCAAGAAACTCGTCGTCATATTGAGGGCTTAGAGTTTTTATTTGCCTGCGAATTAGAACGCATTAAATTGGAGGGGCGCCAATGA
- the mtnC gene encoding acireductone synthase, with product MIKAILTDIEGTITRISFVKEILFPYAAAHLPQFIRDHQHDTAVAEQISAVRAELDNANADIDTVIAALLEWIAADKKITPLKQLQGLVWQFGYTNGDFTGHLYEDAYQFLTQQKADGRNLYVYSSGSVKAQQLLFAHSAYGDIRPLFSDYFDTKVGAKQEVSSYQNIIAALPYEAEQILFLSDIVAELDAAKAAGMQTLQLFRDAQATSPEHPVISSFDHFDEGAFS from the coding sequence ATGATCAAAGCCATTTTAACAGATATTGAAGGGACAATTACCCGTATCTCATTTGTTAAAGAGATACTATTCCCGTATGCCGCTGCGCATTTACCGCAATTTATTCGCGACCATCAGCATGACACCGCCGTTGCCGAGCAAATTAGTGCCGTCAGAGCAGAATTGGATAATGCCAACGCTGATATTGATACCGTGATTGCCGCACTACTTGAGTGGATCGCCGCAGATAAAAAAATCACGCCATTAAAACAGCTACAGGGTCTCGTTTGGCAGTTTGGCTATACAAACGGCGATTTTACCGGACATTTGTACGAAGATGCCTACCAGTTTTTAACACAACAAAAAGCGGATGGTCGCAATCTCTACGTGTATTCCTCGGGTTCAGTGAAAGCGCAGCAGCTACTTTTTGCGCACTCAGCCTATGGTGATATTCGCCCGCTATTTAGCGACTACTTTGATACTAAAGTGGGTGCCAAGCAGGAGGTCTCGTCGTATCAGAACATTATTGCAGCCCTACCGTATGAAGCAGAGCAAATACTCTTTTTAAGCGATATCGTTGCCGAGCTAGACGCGGCAAAGGCCGCTGGCATGCAAACATTACAACTGTTTAGAGATGCACAAGCAACATCACCTGAACATCCAGTTATATCAAGCTTTGACCATTTTGATGAAGGGGCGTTTTCATGA
- a CDS encoding 1,2-dihydroxy-3-keto-5-methylthiopentene dioxygenase, whose product MSQLTIYQVQNPSQALQQEQDANIIASLLAEQGVRFEQWQTSTDITAEMSQDDIINAYLSDIERLKTQGGYQTVDVISLAKGNPSASELRQKFLFEHTHSEDEVRFFVKGQGLFCLHLNDKVYQVLCQQGDLISVPENTPHWFDMGSDPEFTAIRLFNNQEGWVAKSTDSDIAKQFPLLD is encoded by the coding sequence ATGAGTCAACTGACTATCTACCAGGTACAGAATCCAAGCCAAGCTTTACAACAAGAGCAAGACGCAAACATCATCGCATCTTTGCTCGCAGAGCAAGGCGTACGCTTTGAACAATGGCAGACTAGCACCGATATCACAGCTGAAATGTCACAAGACGACATTATTAATGCCTACCTGAGCGATATTGAAAGATTAAAGACGCAAGGCGGCTATCAAACTGTCGACGTGATTTCACTTGCAAAGGGCAACCCTAGTGCCTCGGAGTTGCGACAAAAGTTTCTTTTTGAGCATACTCATAGCGAAGATGAAGTGCGTTTTTTTGTTAAAGGACAGGGGTTATTTTGCCTGCATTTAAACGACAAAGTTTATCAAGTTTTATGTCAGCAAGGCGACTTAATCTCAGTGCCAGAAAATACGCCTCATTGGTTCGATATGGGTAGTGATCCAGAATTTACTGCCATTCGCCTGTTCAATAATCAAGAGGGCTGGGTTGCGAAAAGCACGGACTCTGACATTGCAAAGCAGTTTCCCTTACTTGATTAA
- a CDS encoding ankyrin repeat domain-containing protein, with protein MSKKSLLIASATLLALLCLYWTYLAFDNIEENVITREPLQSNNIGQYQHTSSGSVATQPEETLSVMCNDYASDIDDMVSWQALAEQRIQYMFSSMQHQGLGENQLDYISKAAGLGILRGRMLRPESKYYQSVDAIPHYANGILSQRQADMFWAYLRSQDIKGLITAYQQNQIQASKRVSVYDTPVSLILTQLQGDNSNVISELTSNGILVTYQDLVTATQLGIAPTLMAQLLDASGLTPSEVWYDYELEHYTSLTNVAIAAINSELTTFWLKEGSPVIADPFSNNALDLLSPAPTDKADEVESIILLLLANGVRPSNELSSKRLLHWLSDGTLAQYKTQLQHVENAIPSEWQDEIESGVDKLYRAVLSDIVAPEKLSKAHPCFHSVGRAKIQLVFNREHAYEQLNNEQLQAVNVKEIKQSAESLVTTVTEQNTDPSMIVRVLGQEPDLLNKMAVDHYRYEQLKALLARHTEQQAQLSDEEKAKQAKLQEAITEAFTLAQKGNWQQAADHMTEQNAQIEQQEMLNALLTMAISTNASIDEITRLLEKGARLGPQTILNLVRTHNLPLIKALVKYDLDLHFVDPLGRNALLYAVLLRTPKIMTYLLRHKVSVKPDPYGLDALDFALEQVENGASAMELAAGNNMSLNDSFFYISQLLYAGAPIESSHKQRVAAYQNSNPILYKEIISAFPSFKL; from the coding sequence TTGAGTAAAAAGTCACTTTTAATTGCAAGCGCTACATTGTTAGCACTGCTCTGCCTTTATTGGACATACCTCGCCTTTGACAACATCGAGGAAAATGTAATAACTCGTGAGCCGTTGCAGTCAAATAACATTGGACAATATCAGCATACAAGCTCGGGAAGTGTTGCAACTCAGCCAGAAGAAACGCTCAGTGTGATGTGTAATGACTATGCAAGTGATATTGATGATATGGTAAGCTGGCAAGCTCTAGCTGAGCAGCGTATTCAATATATGTTTTCTTCTATGCAGCATCAGGGATTAGGCGAAAACCAGCTAGATTATATTTCAAAAGCTGCGGGCCTAGGTATACTTAGAGGTCGAATGCTAAGGCCTGAATCGAAGTATTACCAATCGGTAGATGCAATCCCTCACTACGCTAATGGTATTTTATCTCAGCGACAGGCTGATATGTTCTGGGCCTACCTTAGAAGTCAAGACATCAAAGGGTTAATAACCGCCTATCAGCAAAATCAAATACAAGCCAGCAAGCGTGTTTCTGTCTACGACACACCAGTGAGTCTCATATTGACGCAACTTCAAGGTGACAATTCCAACGTTATTTCAGAGCTTACCTCAAACGGTATTTTGGTGACATATCAAGACTTGGTTACAGCCACGCAACTAGGTATCGCTCCAACCCTTATGGCCCAGTTACTCGATGCAAGCGGACTAACACCGAGTGAAGTTTGGTATGACTATGAGTTAGAGCATTATACATCACTAACAAATGTTGCTATTGCTGCAATTAACTCTGAATTAACTACGTTTTGGCTTAAAGAAGGAAGTCCAGTAATTGCTGACCCATTTTCGAATAATGCCCTCGATTTACTCTCACCAGCACCTACAGACAAAGCTGATGAAGTAGAGTCTATCATTCTTTTATTACTAGCAAATGGGGTGCGCCCTTCGAACGAACTTAGTAGTAAGAGGCTTCTTCACTGGCTCTCTGATGGTACTCTCGCGCAATATAAGACCCAGCTTCAACACGTAGAAAATGCAATACCGTCAGAATGGCAAGATGAGATTGAATCGGGTGTCGATAAATTATATCGCGCCGTTTTATCAGACATAGTAGCTCCTGAAAAGTTGTCTAAAGCCCATCCCTGCTTTCACTCTGTCGGGCGAGCAAAAATACAGCTAGTATTTAATCGTGAGCACGCATATGAACAGCTAAATAATGAGCAGTTACAGGCCGTTAATGTTAAAGAGATAAAACAGTCAGCTGAGAGTTTGGTTACTACAGTCACTGAACAGAATACTGATCCAAGCATGATAGTCCGTGTTTTAGGGCAAGAACCTGATTTGCTGAACAAAATGGCAGTAGACCATTATCGTTATGAGCAATTAAAAGCTTTGCTGGCGAGACACACCGAACAACAAGCGCAGTTAAGCGATGAAGAAAAGGCAAAGCAAGCCAAGTTACAAGAGGCGATCACAGAAGCCTTTACGCTGGCACAAAAAGGTAATTGGCAGCAAGCTGCAGATCACATGACTGAACAAAATGCGCAAATAGAGCAGCAAGAAATGCTAAACGCTTTATTGACCATGGCCATTTCGACAAATGCCAGTATCGATGAAATAACTAGATTACTTGAAAAAGGGGCACGGCTAGGTCCCCAAACAATATTAAATTTAGTGCGAACGCACAACCTTCCACTAATTAAGGCGCTCGTTAAATATGACTTGGATTTACATTTTGTTGACCCACTAGGTCGCAATGCGTTGCTCTATGCCGTTTTATTACGCACTCCAAAAATCATGACATATTTGCTGAGACATAAGGTTTCAGTCAAGCCAGATCCCTATGGGCTAGATGCCTTAGACTTCGCACTAGAGCAGGTTGAAAATGGGGCAAGTGCCATGGAGTTAGCTGCTGGGAATAATATGAGTTTGAATGACAGCTTTTTCTATATCTCTCAGCTGCTCTACGCGGGAGCCCCTATTGAATCAAGTCACAAACAAAGGGTTGCTGCGTATCAAAATAGCAACCCGATACTATACAAAGAAATTATTTCGGCCTTTCCGAGCTTTAAACTATAG
- a CDS encoding winged helix-turn-helix domain-containing protein → MVFEATHSKYIDIGCWQLNTATQTINNKHERKELEPLLFKTLMYLIGNQERIITRQELAEHVWQLNFVDDNTINRVIFELRKQLACDLQPQPTIKTHYRKGYSFTIPAPEPIELSSKTSDTTGNSEASKSYRVRILCGTLIALAALITVLYFVTKQTLQIKSAPQPQPQPSAEIFHNQILSWYRGHHGKLYNSPDQRYLAYNFKADTNEVGALGEVRLMDLTTQHERALSLPNGSNILGWSADSTWVYYLYRSEGENPICEYRRHQLSPKTGAHDQLLFRCSGGLINALFDFGKDHLIYSRRGYLDVPNLGAIYSYNMEKQQETRITTPNNHGFGDQLLAIIPESHQLIFTRNIGDKVELLVTTSTGQKTLKLAEFPHLLWAANWNTKQKSVLWFDHNTSEIKRYSMQSLTELPAVKVAVEPTSYILPMSENQLLMTTYGYDHDSYVIDLNTGKSTLFAKPNIYEVIMAYLGDNEFAYNDSIFKDVESYGVMHIDSSHRYSPIAALSSGYSIIDSDPSNQQILVKHVANKQTEVRDWKSLDVLITLPDNEQNGGTRLGGNKVAQLRAHKVTDDKIIEVTFLNDKNNKIITVDDIVSIDWYDDHHLVTLSSNRNISLLNIETAQMTPLISGSELANRTNEVKVRPTITASNGAIYLYNRQYVYKLDANQQITTILDIKASVNAESSIYYLDAHADKLLISYLTRYHNEIKLYHR, encoded by the coding sequence ATGGTTTTTGAAGCAACACACTCAAAGTATATTGATATAGGATGTTGGCAACTTAATACGGCAACACAAACCATCAACAACAAACACGAGCGTAAAGAACTTGAGCCTCTGCTGTTTAAAACACTTATGTATCTCATTGGTAACCAAGAGCGGATCATTACGCGGCAGGAACTGGCTGAACATGTTTGGCAACTTAACTTTGTCGACGACAATACAATTAACCGAGTCATTTTCGAGTTAAGAAAGCAGTTGGCTTGTGATCTGCAACCTCAACCAACGATCAAAACCCACTATCGCAAAGGCTACAGTTTCACGATACCGGCACCTGAACCGATTGAGCTATCTAGTAAGACATCTGACACCACAGGAAACAGCGAAGCAAGCAAGTCTTACCGAGTGCGAATACTCTGTGGCACCTTAATTGCGCTCGCCGCTTTGATCACCGTGCTATATTTCGTCACAAAGCAAACTCTCCAGATAAAAAGTGCACCTCAGCCACAGCCACAGCCATCCGCTGAGATTTTCCATAATCAAATACTATCTTGGTATCGAGGTCATCATGGCAAACTGTATAACTCACCGGATCAACGTTACCTAGCCTATAATTTTAAAGCTGATACCAATGAAGTTGGGGCGTTAGGGGAGGTGAGGCTCATGGATCTTACCACCCAACATGAAAGAGCACTTAGCCTGCCGAATGGCAGCAACATTTTAGGTTGGTCGGCTGACAGTACATGGGTTTATTACTTATACCGATCTGAAGGGGAAAACCCTATCTGCGAATACCGCCGCCACCAGTTATCTCCAAAAACAGGCGCTCATGACCAGTTACTCTTTCGCTGTTCTGGCGGCCTAATTAACGCACTGTTTGATTTTGGAAAAGACCATCTGATATACAGTCGACGAGGCTATTTAGACGTACCAAACCTAGGTGCGATTTATAGCTATAATATGGAAAAACAACAAGAAACTAGGATCACAACACCGAATAACCATGGTTTTGGGGATCAGCTTTTAGCAATTATCCCTGAGTCACACCAGCTAATTTTTACTCGTAATATCGGTGATAAAGTCGAGCTACTGGTGACCACTTCAACAGGGCAAAAGACCTTAAAATTGGCAGAGTTCCCGCATTTGCTATGGGCTGCGAACTGGAATACTAAACAAAAAAGTGTGCTGTGGTTTGATCACAACACCAGTGAAATCAAACGCTATTCCATGCAAAGCTTAACGGAGCTGCCTGCCGTAAAAGTTGCGGTCGAGCCCACCTCGTACATTTTGCCAATGTCAGAAAACCAATTGCTCATGACGACCTACGGCTACGACCATGACAGCTATGTCATCGATCTTAATACGGGTAAATCAACCCTCTTTGCCAAACCGAATATTTACGAAGTAATTATGGCTTACCTTGGGGATAATGAATTTGCCTACAATGATTCCATTTTCAAAGATGTGGAATCTTACGGGGTCATGCATATAGACTCAAGCCATCGATATTCACCCATAGCGGCATTAAGTTCGGGCTACTCCATTATCGACTCAGATCCAAGCAATCAGCAAATTCTCGTCAAACATGTCGCCAACAAACAAACTGAAGTGAGAGATTGGAAGTCTCTTGATGTGCTAATAACTCTGCCCGATAACGAACAGAATGGTGGTACTCGGCTTGGCGGAAATAAGGTTGCTCAACTGCGGGCTCACAAGGTAACTGATGACAAAATTATTGAGGTTACTTTTCTGAATGACAAAAATAACAAAATCATTACGGTTGATGACATCGTGAGTATTGATTGGTACGACGACCATCACCTAGTAACCTTATCAAGTAACCGGAATATTTCGTTACTGAATATAGAAACGGCTCAAATGACCCCTTTGATATCCGGATCCGAGCTTGCAAACCGCACCAATGAAGTAAAAGTAAGACCAACGATCACCGCCTCCAATGGTGCAATCTACCTCTATAATCGGCAATACGTATATAAGCTTGACGCAAATCAACAAATAACAACCATCTTAGATATCAAAGCCAGCGTGAATGCCGAATCTAGCATTTACTACCTTGATGCTCATGCTGACAAGTTACTGATTTCTTACCTCACGAGATACCACAATGAGATAAAGTTATATCACCGCTAA